From the genome of Mixophyes fleayi isolate aMixFle1 chromosome 2, aMixFle1.hap1, whole genome shotgun sequence, one region includes:
- the LOC142139794 gene encoding polyunsaturated fatty acid lipoxygenase ALOX8-like, which yields MCGSRWCWRVTNKFFLQLKQTPGENNPIFLPNDSESDWLLAKIWVRNSDFQVHEVDTPLLRTHLFAEVFNIATTRQLPMGHPVHKLITPHLRFTLEINVLARTQLIGPGGLFDQAVVTGNGSIAILLKRAMDEVTYSSLCLPEDIQTRGMESIPNYLYRDDGIKIWLAVESFVSNIIHYYYESDAVVSADPELQAWVAEIFEEGFLSYKSSGMPSSLETKSSLIKFLTMVIFTCSAQHAAVNSGQFDFYAWMPNGPTSMKTPPPTAKGVSTPQSILDALPEVNTTTTGMTTVWLLSNEPRDRRRLGDYPDVRFTEEVPQKFIKDFQNKLDEISKSITERNTNMFLPYTFLNPGVIENSVSI from the exons ATGTGTGGATCTAGATGGTGCTGGAGAGTGACAAATAAGTTTTTCTTACAGTTGAAGCAAACCCCAGGAGAGAACAATCCAATTTTTCTACCCAATGACTCTGAATCTGACTGGTTACTGGCCAAGATCTGGGTGCGCAATTCTGACTTCCAAGTGCATGAAGTGGACACTCCCCTTCTCCGCACTCATCTCTTTGCTGAGGTCTTTAACATTGCAACCACCAGGCAACTTCCAATGGGCCATCCAGTGCACAAG CTAATTACTCCACATCTTCGCTTCACCCTGGAAATCAACGTCCTGGCCAGAACTCAGCTCATTGGTCCCGGAGGCCTCTTTGATCAG GCTGTGGTGACTGGAAATGGAAGTATTGCAATACTGCTGAAAAGAGCAATGGATGAGGTCACTTAcagcagcctctgtctccctGAAGACATCCAGACAAGAGGAATGGAGTCCATTCCTAATTACCTGTACAGGGATGATGGGATAAAGATCTGGCTGGCTGTGGAGAG CTTTGTGTCCAACATAATTCATTACTACTATGAGAGTGATGCAGTGGTCAGTGCAGACCCTGAACTTCAGGCTTGGGTAGCAGAGATCTTTGAAGAAGGTTTCTTGTCATATAAATCTTCAG GAATGCCATCGTCATTGGAGACCAAGTCCTCTCTGATCAAGTTCCTGACCATGGTTATCTTCACTTGTTCTGCTCAGCATGCAGCTGTCAACAGTGGTCAG TTTGACTTCTATGCCTGGATGCCCAATGGTCCCACATCCATGAAAACCCCCCCTCCCACAGCTAAAGGGGTCAGCACACCCCAGAGTATCCTGGATGCATTGCCAGAAGTAAACACTACCACTACTGGAATGACCACAGTGTGGCTGCTTAGTAATGAGCCAAGAGACCGG AGACGTTTAGGGGATTACCCTGATGTGCGTTTTACAGAGGAGGTCCCACAGAAGTTCATAAAGGATTTCCAGAACAAGTTGGATGAAATTTCCAAGTCCATTACTGAACGGAACACGAACATGTTTTTGCCTTATACCTTCTTGAATCCCGGAGTGATTGAGAACAGTGTCTCTATCTAA